DNA sequence from the Manihot esculenta cultivar AM560-2 chromosome 11, M.esculenta_v8, whole genome shotgun sequence genome:
CAATAAACTAGGATCTCACTTTTGCGGCCATAATGACTACAAGACGAGTAGAATAGAAAATGCTAAAACAGAACCTAAGGGTTAGTTACAATTTTTATCTTATCAAAAATGGAGAAAAGGTGttatttcaaataatattaaaaattattttcaattgaaaaaaaattaaaaaatatattcaaattatcaggtagaaaatattttattttttataatattttttatttaatttttatatcaatttaaaataaagagaacattcatgtattttatattaattttaaaacaaaaaaatttatacaaacttaaatatataaatatgattattaaaagaatttacGTTTGAAGAACAGTATTTTTCAATTtccaatataaaaaaaatataagaaacaattattttagtgtttttattttctttgtaaAATTTTCAGATTGGTTAATGTaagtttttatttgtttttactTAGAAAAcgttttttgaattaaaaaacaaaaaatataaaactacaaatatatactattaaattattattattattacaatttttattatattatcattaaaaattttaagattttatctCTATTAATcaaattactttattttttaataaatatttatttcattaatttataaaatatattttttattattataaaaatttactattgagtttttataacaaaaaaattattaatttaatttttcaaattttaaaaaataaaataaaatgtctttaaaatttaaaaaatcttacattaattttatttattaaatattttattatttaatctctttaatatttaaaaaaaaaaactcaaaacttTACCACATTTAATAATTTACATTAATTTTGTCCTTAGCAGATTTATCCTGAAttatgttagttaaattacTTATATCTCTctctataaatatttttatcaaaccTAATTTTATTCTCCGTTCTTATCTGTTTTgcttttaaattaaactaatatgTCTTGCATTTTACTTAGCTCAGTACTGTATATcgtgattttttattaaatatttaaccgttaaaattaaagaaatattaattaatatatttttaaaaaaataataaaaatattctaatatctcttaaaattaaaaataaattatttcatggactaaattaaaatttccaaTATATTTTTCCACTATTATTATTTGTTCCAATGATGTATTTATATGCTTATTGAAGAATTGTAGCTTTGATAGAAATTTATACCTTTCATTACCCAAAATAGATTTATTTCTACTTTaatatagattttaaaaaatagaactcataatttattttattaaattattttaaaattaataaatgtcacttttatattaaataggagtttatcaaaaaattaataaataaattattattttaaaaaatataactaaaaaaGAGAATATTTTATGAAAGTTAGGTTAAAAAAAGCATACATACAGGTGGTGATTTGACAATTTTTCCTTACGATAGATAAGGATTATTCTTTGCTCCATTTCCTACTGACAATAGAAATcccaattataattattataaattaaatattaattttatagtttaatttttatattttaatttttcaaattaaaaatttctttgTCTAActtctattaattattttaaaataactaaaatatttgtaaatataaagtatattttaatttctaatttatgctaaaattaataattatgtcTTTTGATTTATTAAGAGCAAGACATGTTTGTATGATTTTATACTCatgaattatatatatgtatatatatttattattatttaataattatatattatcaccttttatttttttaatatatttactatttaaatgtgccataaatttatctttttactatttatgtataactcaaaatttaaatttttttaattgtaaattaatttaaataataaaatttaaattcaatataaaattataatccacttgtaaatttaaatatatataaaagttaaattttattaattttaagttaatttaaataataaaattattatccattttaccatttaaatttaattatatatttataaataattagttCCATATAGATcagatatatatatttataattaaaatttattcaaattcaaattcaatttattatcattattataataagtatgaGATTAATTTACTTACAATATTACAATAATTTTactcaaagaaaatattataataaaaaataattagtataaattaattaatattattttcatatttatttttaaaatctaatttattattaattatttttacataatcatctcatactattaatagaaataataaattaaattaaatcaattttattataaatttgtcAATAAAAcagttatttaaaatttaatgataatataataatagagAAAATTAATTCTAAATGTTACAGAAACAACAAATAAAGTCCTAATAATATTagatattaaattattgaattattaatgagcatgataatatttttaaataataaaaaaataataaaggtataaaaaaattattgaataattTCACTGATACAATTCTTCTAAACACTATTGCACTTAACTATACATTTTTTGTTGTGCTATAAAATGGGGAGACCAACTCGGATacaattataatttcatttgttaataacaatttattatagtattaaatttttatttgtatttaaattttaaatttataattatttaaaattattataatatatttatcattataaaataattattatttattatttataataataaatatttaaaataaatattttaaaatttttataactaatcaatttatcaaaattttgaaataaatactttattaatttatctataagatttaacaaaataaaatttctatctCTCCTCTttttacaattaataatataattttaatttatatatatatatatatataatttgaataatataatatattttgaatttaaaggaactatttatttaatttataattcttaaatattaataatattttaatagtttaatatttttctaactaattcttaaagttaatttaattaataagaatattatccattataaatttaataaaattttaagtaatctattttaataatacaatgtattatttgaaattttttatttcattaatattttaatatcaattaattaaatttgaatttattatttttattttgtgcttaaaaatgtaaaattattattttaataatcttcctactatttatctaatatttaaatttattattttaataattcttatCTTGAAATTCATcttattatgtttttaaatattcttttagaTTTTGTTAacaaactttaaaattaatttaactaataaaattatcatataatttatatcctcatttaaatttttttaatcctATCACATTTTGATAACCTTGTAATTTTCTtaactaattataaaattaatttaaattataaatttatcatctattttaaaaattaaatttaatagcattgtcaactattttaaaaattaaaaattatttaaataatttaaagatttcAAGATATTTTAGACTATCTttgtatttttactttttttatttttatatataatataaataaatagtttaatGTCAATCCTTTTATttcatcaattaaaaaaattgaagtattgaattttaaatatatatatatataatttaatatattttaagtatgtaaaaataattttatctaaattaaataaggcttatgattaataaaaaattaattatgattaatttatcgattatattaaatatttgataatgTGAATGGTGAGAAGTGGTACGTAAGCATAGGGGTtaacagtattcggttcaaattgaaaaaatcgatcgaaccgaattgatttgaaaatttgattcagttatttatatatttcggtttggttcgatttttaatttcagaaattttagttatttcaattcggtttaattttgatcagaaaaaactgaaaaaatcgaaccgaatcgattagtgataataatatattttttcaataatataaagaaattaaatcatattaaaattaaaatattttaattaaattttaaaatattaaaataaagtgtaaaaaataaaaaattattaaaaatcgaaattgatcaaatcgaaccgaatcagactggttcgattcgattcaatttttgatcaaaatcagttcggttcgatttttataaacactaaaatttcgatttttagTTTTCTCAATTCGACTcagttttttatcaaaatcaattcagttcgatttttataaacactaaaatttcaatttttaattttcttaattcgattcgattttgaaccgaaccgaccaaatGTTGACCCTACTTAAAAGCATCAAGTTTACCTTTTTACTCCTATAAATACTGAGTACTTTCCCTAGCTATTTCATATCAGCCACCTCTTAATAGATAAGATTCTTTTGATAGTTTTTactttttttgaaaagaaaatttaagaaattttatttttatggagGGACAATAACttgttaattattaaaaaataacttgttatctattaatttgtagtatctattttttttatatccttttaagaattatttaatatttaaatgtgttatttaataatctcatctcaaaatttagattttttataatctatgtatctcaaaatttaaaaatttttattaaattaatttaaataatgaaattactaattgttcactttaaaatttattatcaaaattattatttatattcttttttataattatttaatatttatgtattATTTTAGCAATCCTATCTTtacattttgatttttttaatattcatatttatcctagaatttaaatttgtttattaatttaaatattataagtattattcattttaaaatgtacagtcaattttaaataattaaataaattgaggatataattattaatttctatattcttttgtttctatatatatataatatagataaataattattttaatcataACAAAATATAGGCGTACCACAAAAatcttttaagaaatttttttgtttatatccttttaagaattatttaatatttaaatgtgttatttaaaatttattaattaaaatttattaattaatctcttaattttaaaaaaatatattaaaaaatttattaattattatttaaattttataatttttttaaaaatacattttaaaaaattactatttaatttttataatatttaaaattttattacataatcccttaatttgaaaaaatataatattcaaaattttaaaaattaactaattaaaattttcattaattttagcttttaatgtatttttttaaattataagtgttaaatagtaaaatattaaatgattataattaataaaaattaattaataattttttaaaattttaaatatattttaatatattttttaaaattgaaaattcaattttttatatcataaaaattaaataataagattttatataattttccactattattattttttcctacATGGATTTTATGCACTTACCGAAAACTTGTAGCTTTGGATTAGAAAATTATACCTATCATTACCCAAAAtagatttatttctattttaatatagattttaaaaaatgcaaatcatatattttatctatttgtTAATATACCATTAATTTATATGCTTCGTGAAAATTGAAGGATTtatattactaaattattttaaaagtaataaattttatttttacatattaaataggaattcattaaaaaaaataaaaaatcaattattattttaaaaaagtataaCTATAAAAGGAATATTTTATGAACGTTAGGTTTAAAGAAACACGTTGAGATTTGACATTTTCCGGTTAATGGATGGATAAGGATTCTTCTTTGTTCCATTCCCACGATGACACAGGTAAACTcacaattataataatattaagtaaatagtaaattatttttgagttggtatattaaaatcaatacacattttttatttttaaaatttagcagtttaatttttatatttgaatttcattaaattaaagtttttcttatctaatttctattaattattttcaaatggctaaaatatatttttaaatatataatatattttaattcttagtttatataaaaattaataattatgtctttcaatttattaaaaaataaattaatttaaaaataaaaaaatgcatATTAACTCTGTCATACTTTAATgatgtaaaaatatataattacttaaATGAAATAATGATGAtttggaaaaaaattaattatgattaattaattgattatatTAGATATTTGATAATGTGAATAACCAAAATCCTAATTAAGCATTACAATTCCTACTCATCCTTTAGAAAAAATCTGATAAAGATTTTGTTTCTGTTTTATATTCTTATCAGTTTACCTTTTTAATCCTATAAATACCAGTCTTTTCTGCTATTTCATATCATCCATTACTCTCTCATTTCTTCAGCTTCTTTGATTTCCCAGTTATCATTATGAAGATGGATATTGATTTGTTCCCAAGGTTGGCCAAGAAGGAGTTTGGAGGAGATGGCGGCTCATACTTCGCCTGGTGCCCTTCTGAGTTGGCAATGCTGCGCGAAGGGAACATTGGTGCAGCCAAGCTTGCTCTTGAGAAGAATGGCTTTGCTCTTCCTCGTTACTCTGATTCTGCAAAGGTCGCTTATGTTCTTCAAGGTAGCCccttttttgtatttttcttgTTGGGGATTTCAAATTTTGTTATCCGGGTCTTCTCTTTTGTTTTCATTATTGATTGATTGGGTTTTCTTACTGAGATCTTGCTTTAGATGGGTTCTAAAGTAAGATCAACAAAGATGATGGATTCTCTTTAATTCGGTTCTACTAGTGGATGAATCGATGATCGTCGTAGCTAACTTGTTTGATTTAATGTTACTGGGCGGTTTTCTGTAAATCtgaatcatttaattttaatttttgtcagGAAATGGTGTCGCCGGAATTGTCCTGcctgagaaagaagaaaaggtcGTACCAATCAAGAAGGGTGATGCCATAGCCCTTCCTTTTGGTGTTGTGACATGGTGGTTCAATAAAGAGGACACTGAGTTGGTTGTGCTGTTACTTGGCGATACATCAAAAGGCCACAAAGCCGGTGAATTTACTGATTTCTTCTTGACTGGTTCCAGTGGAATTTTCACTGGCTTCTCTCCTGAATTCGTGAGCCGAGCATGGGATGTGGATGAAAAAACAGTGAGTACCCTTGTTGGAAACCAGACAGGCAAAGGCATTGTCAAGCTACCTGCATCATCTAAGATGCCTGAACCCAAGAAGGAGACCCGTTGTGGCTTGGTTTACAACTGTGAAGAAGCTCCATTAGATGTTGACATTAAGAATGGTGGAAGGGTTGTAGTCTTGAACACCAAGAACCTTCCTTTGGTTGCTGAGGTTGGCCTTGGTGCTGATCTTGTGAGGTTAGATGGAGGTGCCATGTGCTCTCCTGGGTTTTCTTGTGACTCTGCTCTGCAGGTGACTTACATTGTCAGAGGAAGTGGCCGTGTTCAGGTTGTCGGAATTGATGGCCGGAGAGTCTTGGACACTACAGTTAAGGCCGGAAACCTCTTCATTGTTCCAAGGTTTTATGTAGTTTCAAAGATTTGTGATCCTGATGGAATGGATTGGTTCTCAATCATCACAACTCccaagtgagttttgagtttctGGTTCTTGATTGATGTGTTCCTTCCATTTTTAATGGCTAATTTTGTGTTAGTACTCaccattgttgattttttttttttttttttttttttttttgcagccCTATATTCACCCATTTGGCTGGTAGGACTTCTGTGTGGAAGGCTTTATCACCTGAAGTGCTTGAAGCATCATTCCAGGTTTCTTCTGAAGTTGAGAAGCTTTTCCGGTCAAAGAGAACCTCTGATGAAATTTTCTTCCCACCCCCGAACTGTTGAATCATTAGCTAGCTTGTTGTTAAGCTCTTGCAGTTTAGTGGTTTCAATAAATTAGGCTCTCTCTGTTTCTGCTCCCTCTGTGGATATGAATTCTGTTTCTAAGTTCAATGAAATTTCCTAGCTATGTTTTATCTCTAAATTTCCACATCTAAActgcctctttttctttttttaattatctggTATTGTCTTGTTCATGGCTTAGTTTCCCATTCTAAAATCACATGTAGAAAATAAATCATATGTGTGGTCCCCTGCATCAAGCTCGATTCCCCACCTCCACTGCTAACCTCTCCGTGTCTCATTACGCTTTTATCCTATAAATATTTAGGATAATTCAGGGTATAGTCCAATCAgaagattaaatttaaaaattaaattgattaaaaaaataaaattttagttggtATGATGGATCCActcaataatttttcatttcttaaaaTTACGTGGTTACACCATTCTATTATTAGGTTTTCTGAGAATTTAATCCAcctatttcataaaataaatcagATTAATTTAAGAagaaatttatgttttttaatataaagagTACTGTTTTAAACTACTCAATACATGCAATTCGCATTATTTAAATAACGTAACCTTACAATCCACTCAACATGTAAATCatcttattttcaaaatttaaataccaTAATATCAAATAATCGATATGTCTAATCTGATTTATCCAATaattaaaaacatattatttatttgaaagatttaaattcaaatttcgtaccccaatttttcattaaaaagaagtaatttattttatacttatatatatatgtatttgatTTATCACACTCCACTCACTAGTTTTCAGCAGCACAATtatcaaattataaatatttgttaTCACTAATTTATGGATAGTGGTTGAAAAAACCAGCTTTGATGGTCAACTTTTAATTATGGGGTTACATCATGATTCTCTATAGTTGGAAAAATATCTCAGCCAACTAAGTAATGTTTTTCTCGTttcttcaaaaataatttatttatcaaatatatttataattctgagagtttaagaaaaatttaaaaattatatttttcaaattttaaaaaatatattaaaatattatcaaatttttaaaaatttattaattaagtatttcattaaatttatttattaaatattaaaaaaattattaattgatttcttattttaatttttttataatatttaattattaaaattaatgataagattaattaataatttttttaaaattttaaaaatattttaatatattttttaaaattaaaaaaaattaattaataaaataattggaAGGAAGGAAAATGGAAACGAGAATAATCTTAGCACTAATACACTTCAAACGTTAAAAAGCCTTCAATAACTAAACAAAGATTTTGTTTAATTGTTGATTTTAAGATTATATTTAGGTTATATTtgtttatgaatattttttatatttataaaattaaaaaattaggaAATGAAAGATAATTTTCtgattaaaaagaaattaaattatttttaaggaaattatcattttataaaattttaacaccTTATTAACATCACtaaacataaatttattaatatctttatttttaaaccCTATAATCAAACAATGAAAAATAAAGAactttcatgaaaaatattttgtataaaaatatatataaaatataaattaattttcatgaagcattaattttatatagtttaagagaaattttaaataaaaaaaatgcttGAGACTGAAATTGAATTTAGCGGATGGAAGAGGGAAGAGAGAAAGGATACGATGAGGGAGAATAAGGgcaactatttttttatatttttaattttttaaataaaataaatattttattatctcttatttaaaattaaaacatcaaGGATtcgtgtttttttctttttcaatttaagAATTCTGTACTGTAAATAGGGTGAATGAATATAGATTTATacagattttaaatttatttattttaaatgtcatataaaaaaatttttaattaaaaattttatttaaaaaaatttaaaagaaaaaataaataatgatattaaAGTTTATGAATAATACTATTATAATGCTCCAAATTTATCCAACAAATTTTATtgcttaaaaataaattaattaaagtttttaaaaaaattaattccaaTATTTGATTTAGTGAACCGTTACATCCGTCATTTACCTTtctgttaataaaaaaaaaaagcaataaatatataaaattcattaaaaagtataaatatgCCTTATATTGACAacatttatcttttaaatatttcttcaaattaatttcctgacaaaattaaaattttaatcggATAATGAAAATTTCTAAGCGTTTGAatcttttgattgatttttgAATTGCTgacaataaaaatatgaaaaattaaatatttaaatttaaaataataacgaTGTATTAATAATTTgccactattttttttaaagaattactatcatgttattaattttaaattcattaatttatttatattttaaaattaattaatgaaattatatttgtattttataaaattaaaaattttaattattatgctaaataaattattaattttataaataatatatttaaaattatagtgattaaaaaaataaattttttaagtaaaacaataaatatttaaattttataaaatataaaattatttttaattaaattattttaaaataggaGTCATTTAGtaaatttgttaaaaatttagaatttaatagTAAGAGAGAAAAAACATTAAAGAACGGACATTTCATTAGACGACGTGTCGTAGGAATAGAGAATTTTCCTCTTAAAATTTCCTCCAAGCACATGGCAGAGTAAGAAAATGGCGCCATTAAAATCTCTGGAGGCTCGGTACCCTCTTTTGGACTCCAATTTCCAATCCTTTTGTGCTTCAAATGGCATTTTCACAGGTTAGATTTCCGTTCCATCTCTTACTTTGAACTCCTCGTTCTTTCCATTTTTGTTTTGGCGGGTCGGGGGTTTGAATTCCTGCTTCACAATGCTTGATTGCCTGGAAATTCGAGGAGAAAAAGCAATTTTTATGGGAAGAAATAAGATTGCTGATACGTTTCAGATCTAATTTCTCTGTTTGTTCATGTCTAGTCGAAGATTTCCTCCTACATGACCTCAGTGTGTTGACTGCATTTGCAGAACAACAGCCAAACTCAGATAGATTGAAAGAGGTAAGGTTTAGGTTTCTTGttttatactaattttttttattaatgttcAATTGGGTCGAATTGTTCAATTGTGTTTATTGATCAATTGCTATGTTGAGCAATCAGGGGATCACCCAACTCCTTTCTATCATAGACAGGCAGCACCAGCCATGGTTGAATGGCTTGCAGTTGTTGGAAGATGCTAGACAGAATAAACATGTTTTATCTACTGGATTTGAGGAGTAAATTTTCTCGTTTGCATTATTACTTTATAAATTTTTGACAAGTGAAAACAGATGTTGCTCTAGGATGTATGTTTACTTCTGTGTCAGGATTGATAAGCTTCTTGGAGGTGGAGTGCGGGAGGGACAGTTGACAGAACTGGTTGGGCCATCGTCATCCGGTAAAACCCAAGTAAGACCTATTCTCATTCACAGAATTAGGCGCACAAAATTTACTTTTGATGTGAGCTTTTTGTGAATCTAGTAAGAGCTAAGCTTGGTATGTAATCACTGTATCAAATGCAATCTCTTCACCTTCCACAGCAATGCATATTTATAGGCTTTCaatgtttaatatttatatgtacTTAGTTGCTCTCTCAAATTCTTGGTTATGTTAAGCTTTGCTTACGAGTAGCTGCAAATGTTGCGATACAACACGTGGGTAGAGTTATTTTCATGGATACAGGCAACTCTTTCTCACCACGACGTATTGAACACTTTATTCATCAGATCTCTGATTCTGTATTAAGTGAGGTCAAATACATTTTTGTTTTGTTCTCTTCCTATAttgtttccttgtttctttAGTCTACCATCCTCATCTGTGAACATCTTCTACATCTACCTTTCCCTTGTTAATTTGTGTTGCATTCCCAAAACATTGTTCAGAAGGTAATGAGCAACATATTGTGCTACTCTACATTTGATATATTTTCAATGTTCGATGTGCTACAGCAGCTAGAGAACAGTTTGAAATCTCAGGTATCCATTAGGAATTTAAGATGAAGCAGTCTATCTTATGACCTTTTGTGAACATTTCATTTCATGCCAATCAACATTTATTGCTCGTTCAGGGGCCCAAAGGAGATTGTAAAGTACAAATGCTAATTGTTGATTCAATCTCATCATTGATAACTCATGTCCTTGGAGGAAGTGGTCCACAAGGTATACACTCTTCTATGTACAACAAATTTTCCTTGTTATATTAGGTTATAAGTTTCTACCTATGTGAAGTTTTCACTTAGTATGAGGAAGAGGAAGACAAATCCTCTTCTTCTCAAACAGAAGCCTTCGGTGGTCCATATTGAACCAA
Encoded proteins:
- the LOC110626178 gene encoding DNA repair protein RAD51 homolog 4 isoform X1 codes for the protein MAPLKSLEARYPLLDSNFQSFCASNGIFTVEDFLLHDLSVLTAFAEQQPNSDRLKEGITQLLSIIDRQHQPWLNGLQLLEDARQNKHVLSTGFEEIDKLLGGGVREGQLTELVGPSSSGKTQLCLRVAANVAIQHVGRVIFMDTGNSFSPRRIEHFIHQISDSVLSEKVMSNILCYSTFDIFSMFDVLQQLENSLKSQGPKGDCKVQMLIVDSISSLITHVLGGSGPQGHALMTAAGFLLKKLAHEHNIAVLVTNHMVAGEGGTLKPALGESWKSIPHVRLLLSRDPGNKISNISILKHPSLASGEVARFVIDD
- the LOC110626178 gene encoding DNA repair protein RAD51 homolog 4 isoform X3, encoding MAPLKSLEARYPLLDSNFQSFCASNGIFTVEDFLLHDLSVLTAFAEQQPNSDRLKEGITQLLSIIDRQHQPWLNGLQLLEDARQNKHVLSTGFEEIDKLLGGGVREGQLTELVGPSSSGKTQKVMSNILCYSTFDIFSMFDVLQQLENSLKSQGPKGDCKVQMLIVDSISSLITHVLGGSGPQGHALMTAAGFLLKKLAHEHNIAVLVTNHMVAGEGGTLKPALGESWKSIPHVRLLLSRDPGNKISNISILKHPSLASGEVARFVIDD
- the LOC110626178 gene encoding DNA repair protein RAD51 homolog 4 isoform X2, whose product is MAPLKSLEARYPLLDSNFQSFCASNGIFTEQQPNSDRLKEGITQLLSIIDRQHQPWLNGLQLLEDARQNKHVLSTGFEEIDKLLGGGVREGQLTELVGPSSSGKTQLCLRVAANVAIQHVGRVIFMDTGNSFSPRRIEHFIHQISDSVLSEKVMSNILCYSTFDIFSMFDVLQQLENSLKSQGPKGDCKVQMLIVDSISSLITHVLGGSGPQGHALMTAAGFLLKKLAHEHNIAVLVTNHMVAGEGGTLKPALGESWKSIPHVRLLLSRDPGNKISNISILKHPSLASGEVARFVIDD
- the LOC110626178 gene encoding DNA repair protein RAD51 homolog 4 isoform X4, whose translation is MAPLKSLEARYPLLDSNFQSFCASNGIFTVEDFLLHDLSVLTAFAEQQPNSDRLKEGITQLLSIIDRQHQPWLNGLQLLEDARQNKHVLSTGFEEIDKLLGGGVREGQLTELVGPSSSGKTQGPKGDCKVQMLIVDSISSLITHVLGGSGPQGHALMTAAGFLLKKLAHEHNIAVLVTNHMVAGEGGTLKPALGESWKSIPHVRLLLSRDPGNKISNISILKHPSLASGEVARFVIDD
- the LOC110625923 gene encoding 11S globulin seed storage protein Ana o 2.0101 encodes the protein MKMDIDLFPRLAKKEFGGDGGSYFAWCPSELAMLREGNIGAAKLALEKNGFALPRYSDSAKVAYVLQGNGVAGIVLPEKEEKVVPIKKGDAIALPFGVVTWWFNKEDTELVVLLLGDTSKGHKAGEFTDFFLTGSSGIFTGFSPEFVSRAWDVDEKTVSTLVGNQTGKGIVKLPASSKMPEPKKETRCGLVYNCEEAPLDVDIKNGGRVVVLNTKNLPLVAEVGLGADLVRLDGGAMCSPGFSCDSALQVTYIVRGSGRVQVVGIDGRRVLDTTVKAGNLFIVPRFYVVSKICDPDGMDWFSIITTPNPIFTHLAGRTSVWKALSPEVLEASFQVSSEVEKLFRSKRTSDEIFFPPPNC